The genome window tcatacgcctatcactataatctcgtgtgcacccgcgatcatactgattgtcgcatgatccacatagcttgtactagttatgtatgaatcaaggtatacatgaatttgaaaataagaatgtgtacgtagaagaatgtcgtatgtaagcatgtttatgtttaagcatgtatgggacccacgtaagcgaatccctcggattacgctcgcgtataggtacgaatgtacgaatcatgagtaaggatgaaagtatgagcataagtttaagtatgaatacgcatgtatgtatgagcataaacgtaaaacgtgtaagtagtatgtgtacaagcagaagcgtaaaacgtataagtagtatgtgtatgagtacaagcataaaacgtatgaacataggtgtagttataaaaaaataaatattgcgtatatagtgtacgttgaggcattgcggattagaaaggctaagtatgtagatacgaacgatataaatggtgttatcgcgagatatcgactaaaacgtgtatgacgatgtgcatgtatagttgttccaacaaaacgttgagtttatcgaatcaaaattagattgagcctggtttgaaaggtagaatatagtttgtatatgtaaaggaacataaagtactcgttggttatgcaaaacgtattttgtaacaaatagaaatgctaattttgtttaaaagggtttacgtaatccgaaaaaaaatggtcggtccctatgaagtcttcttgcgcacgtgttttgtaaattggtgtaggaaaaaggttttcgttaaaaagtaagttcgtttcatcaaagaagaaattatgaatttaggaggttcttgtgaaaactaggatccttagaagagaaatttagcaaaaggacttagtgattaaaaaaattaacaaatgatttgttgatgttgaaaagggtatttggtaaaacaatcatataacttctataagatcttataagtatttgagaaaggttggttggattttgattaaaagtagaaggtgagcatgttttagtgattaagtcgaatatgaagttcatgggcaagagtttcattgagccgattaaattgataggtagcatttcgtaaggttttgaagttcgagcaataaaacgttttaagacatgattatgaatttcgcgtatatgagttgagtgaaaatagattgtagaataagaagtacgtttgataaaacaatgcattttgaaatcggtatgagtgggtattttgaataatcataaacaatttgggtataaaatatgatcgagtttgcataataagatatttttgaagagatgttttggtaacgatcacctaggtaagggaatcacccctaactcgttggtgaggtcgttttaagggaagaggggtggagtcaatcgtcaaggtaaggaagtcactccaatctcgatgatacctctccactagttgttacaaggaatatgaatttaaattatatgaaaatcatgcatatataaatgtatcgaaaaggttcgatatgttgtgcgtgtgaaaagagaaatcaaaggtaaactcgaggttgaaagattgcatcgtataaaatgaacaatagaaacacatgtttgaccaaagtttggagtgttccaaaacgaaactttgactaaccaaagtggtcgaaaagtcttttgaatttgaggagcatgttttggcctaataggtaaaatactctcgccgacaagtcggttaacggtatttacccttccagttactacatgtcccaaatcaatcgaaatttcgagacttggcgggatttatgaaaaaattgccaaggagtggaactagtcgacaaggtgcgggtttcacccctaacttaacgatttcgtatcctaagtgtggttggtactcgtcgggtcaaaatttaatttcgacgtgttgacgagggtccactaggacttgaaatttgagatttaccattaagatgtggatttcactcctagcttaatcgcgatatctcgtgtaaaaaaaagaataggtagattgagagtcgttcaccaaattgtgggtttcacgcctattttggtgaattcgtctcatttgtacaatatgagtgttgtcggatttagaataatcgagtaaaatgcatgagggaagtgtatgtcgaaggagatacacaaacaagtataaacacataagaaagcatatcaaggatgatacttaaataatgaaataaaacaagtattaacacatagagaaatatgtcaagaataacacataaagaatcgaacaacgaaacaagtgttaacacataataaaacaagcattaatgcgtaagaataacatgtcgaatattacacatgagtaacatacatgtttaaaagagcataaataagtaacaaataaagtatcatgtagtagtccaagcaaagcatacgaataaggttctaaaactatagactaggctaaagcattcctacttttcctaattccctatagttatggctctgataccaatctgtcacaccccaaccaatggcggaaacatcgggatgagacgaagtgtgaagattgctcgagacatcataacgctatttgtgacaataatttaataatccaaatttcatttccaaaataaatgtcaaaacattacaagaaaagcaaataacaacattgttcaacctaacataaacaaaattgatacaacactttaaacctaaacgtctaagtgagtatttaggcatctttgctatccgttttcatttcatcatcatcaacctgtaacatgtttaaaaatacaattcaatgcaaaagcaaaggcgagtatacaagtttggtacgtacatagcataagttaaaaagtgtgatcaattcctcattgcaagcatatgattcaagataaaccttaaatatggcatgtgtctaacatatcaaaccaagaaaacgcaatatgctcaagacataacctcaagtttacgggcgggtcgttaatcctatagcgctacatatgtcaaggtttggctcgtacgaagttaatgataagttcaacacataagaataacccaagtttaaagtatcaagtcatcacgtatacaagcatgttataggaacgttcatgtgtttaacaaagtgttcatgtgtaagttaataggtaaacatgttacaccccaaaagtggtaaaagtaaaaagggggaaatacgagtatactcacggtttacaagtggtgacttgaaattccgagagcaagtttgtagatgaattagttcggagcaccttgtccttctacacaaggaaacgtaggtgtgtgagtttggcgtataacggaagattatagattcggagtttttaatatatagaaagtaacataggtgaaaataatcatcttgtacgcataactcttgttcttgacactattgaaactcaaaagagttagtatgatttcatggattctaagatccattagagtcgtaacaagggcatggtcatagatgatgtaacgtccacttaacaaataactattaagtcatcatcaagtcttagttacttagatgtatacatatagaataacttagatattatatagtttacaagtcttatgattcaagcatgaggtaggagattaatgtctccatttaggtacctctttgtgtcatagaatacatacatgaggtaggaagaacaagcttccatttaggcacctctattgttcaccactacacttgttgttataaacaacaaagagggtcatgaacatacaagtatcaaggtattaacaacaactaatctatagcaaaacatcaagtaatgagtggattcttatgaaggatagcccaagctaatccaaccatcacacattcaacaagtttcacacttgaacattacttgtgggtaaaaccctaattaaaaacagaaagtttatgaggttttaacctctgatttagatgtctcaaccttgtttttaagcttaaccaaccatgggataagttgtaagcattaggacataggtatgagatgtgttggacacaagttgcatagatttaaacaagtttttgatgaacataaaaacaaacagaaagtttatggactatttcggggcatttccaggtctgatttctccaaggagaagtctaggaatcgaaccccatgattatacaagcaagtaggaaaaagaatcgagtgaatcggataagaattgagtgagttatgctcattttcgtgaaggggtgtcaatctactcgaacccttgctttcagctacggtttggtggatgttttgtgagtttttagggttgcaaaagtggtagggaggctggttataagtggtatatatagggggaaggattagggtttcaatgggttgggctttggaagtgtttagaaggggttacaccttgaaactagcccacaaaacccaactatatggggctgaatttggctgaaattgggctgccatatttctttatttttttatttttttaaaacattataatgagtaattttgttagttaagttgtgtaataatatgcaacaatgtttcccctaacttgtaacaaggtgaaatatgaaataaaacatgatttaactaggtaaaaagtgtaatgtacaagttttatttacgaagcaagttccgtattttacaacgattacgatgaaagaatggttataagaacacaagatttccaaagatagaatttcacgtaaggtttctaaatgtacgATGTTTGAAAATGTAGGGCGTTACAATCGCGTCTACACACCGCTAGTAAGCTAACTacgcttcacaaaagaaggttcaaaggtgacaacctacctatcttgcaatactcaactgtcgaagtttatcgttgaaaagtgtaaggaaaagatccatttccatacatgtgaggggttgttggaaatttgatgaaaatagcatttttcatgtgggggattgttggaaaaataggtgaaaatagcatttttcacaaatatagtaaaatgattttttcctattttggactagaaataaatataataaaatgagcgggttttatatatttatttgtgggtttgtgttctatgttgcaAGAGCTttgcaacgaactaaaccacgtccaaaacggagctaagatgaatgagatatcgatgctcaaagttgggtgtttgaaacattgaatgctgaaacaaaagggaaagtagcaccttgtcccacatcggaggtgagatggaacttaaatgggtatttaaggtggaactctccatccttattgtttcatggaagcacacactagtgtcctcgcgaagggtgcggagcaccctaactcgcgcTCGCGCTCGCGctcgcgtggcgtgggcgatgaggcgcaatgtggcgctttgatggcgcactttgcacttcgcacgctcgcatcgccgcgagcaaCTTGAGAGTCGCCTTTGTATTTTTTACCACCTGCGCGTGGTGGATCACAGAGGCTGCAAGGACCAAGTAGTGAAATGGCGTGCGGGTTCGAAGCGCGTGACGTGGCAGTCCGCGCGCGAGTACACGTGGCATGGAGGCGCGCGGTTGCGCGCATGGTGCTTGGGTCCTGATGtgtcgtgcgcggcgcaccagagtgagccaatacggcgcgactgtgtggcgtgctcgtataggctcacaggtgacgtggcgcacgcgcgcatggaccTGGGACAGTGTggggcgcacgcgcgcatggcagtgagccaagaggacgcaccgcgcatgagcGTGCAGACCTGCGCGCGCACCAGTGTTTTTTGCGCGCGctcgcgcagaagcttccagcattgaatgacagtgcagtttcagtccagcttcgtaactgacgagttaacaggctttgactgagaattaaatgacgtattaaattgcattgaagacgtttaatgcaatttaaacctctcatttaattcgtttttggctgtttcaaaccgagctgtataaatacagctccataccttGCTGTAGCGGATACTACGAAAACCCAGCAATACAACAGCACTTGCAATTCTCTCCACACATCCTACTAATCTTCTTCTTACATTCatcaaggtaaccttcgggttgtaggcgaactccgacagtactactgctccggctgttgtaccctgggaaacaaaacgagtactcttgggagactcggaatttatTTTAAGGGAAGCGTGAGTACACATGACTCAGCCCCCCTTTCTTGTATTGtcttttatttcagttgtaattgtaataGTTGTTAGCTTTCTAATTTCTGTATTGTAATCAGttaataaaatttgtttattttatttattattacgcGAAAGGTTCATACATTTTGCACCATTAATTTGCCCAAATCTATCATTCAATTCTTTCCACAATTGACTAGCTGTTTTAACGTACAAAACACTCTCTCCGATCTTTCTTGATAAAGTGTTAATAATCCATGAGATTACCATGTCGTTACATCGACTCCACAGGCTAGGGTTTGTAGAAATTGTGACAGATCCATCAACAAATCCGAATTTGTTCTTCGCAGATAGTGCAATAGACATCGCTCTTTTCCAAGATCCAAATCCAGTGCCATCGAATTGTTTGGAGACAAGAATCATCCCTGGATGATCAGAGGGATGAAGAAACAGAGGATTCGAAGAATCCATTGGAGGAATCAGTTGAGAATTCGCCATAAGAACAAGACGAACGAATCAAAATAAGAACGAAGATGAAAGGAACGATTGAAGAATGCGGAAACGAAAGAAATGAAGATTCAAGCACAGAATCGAGAGCAaatttgctctgataccatgttgttTTGAACGAACAAGAAGGGGAAAATTTCTCTGATGATCTTATTGAATACAGGAAACAAAATATATACAGCCCTAAAACAGACTAACGGAAAAGTAacaaaactaactaactaacaaAACGTCGTTAAATAACTATCTACAAATATAACCAACAAAATGAGCCTTGTATTCCAGGTTCGAGCTTGGGCTCaataactaaacgagctctatttcaggctggAGCTCGGGCTCGTTAAAGTTCGgatcgttcgagcttttaaccgagccaaTCATCTCGAGTAGCACTCGAGTCTCTGAGATTGTTTACACCCCTATTATATATGAATTATTGTTGTTTTTTAAGAAATAAATACTTGAAATATAGAATAAAAAATTAGAATATATCTTAATAAACAGTcataaattaaaaactaaacttATTTACTGGGCTTGACGTGTTTGTAGGTAGAATCCGATATGAATCCAAAAATCTGACAAGAATACCTTATGTACATTTTCATATTTTTGTAACTAAAAAATAGTCGGTTGGTTTAAGTTATGACAgatcatatttcttttttttttctatagaagtttataaaaacaaaaatgaaCCGTTAAATAGGTCCATCTATAAACATCACGAACATCAGGGGCGTAGCTTTCAAAGGGCCAGGAGGCGCCCGACCCTCCGAACTTTTTGCTCAAtaatgttatgtatgtatgtttcgtatagaattttttaggtatatacgttttcgaccctcggttttataaaaaaaattacttatatagaatttttaggttAAGTGACTTCCGACCCCTGATAGAAATTTTTAAGCTTCGCCACTGAGTAACATGACATGTTATATGGATTTTTTAAGAGAGGCCTAAATTCAAGATTTTGAATTTACACTTTAAAACTTCAATAACTTAAAATAGAAAACTAGTGAAAGTCTCCATTTGTAGCTTTTTTTCTGGATCTCCCATTTCTTTATTTTCTTGGAAATAAAAATTACTTAAAAAATAATCAAAGATCACTTCTCAGAAAGAAGCTCCcaacaccacacacacacaccctctTCAGTCTTCTCTAAAAGCCACACCACATATATTTCATTCAAACATAATCTTTTTTCTGGTATCTTGATTAGTTTCTTTCAATCTCACTTTGTGGAACCCAATTTGATTGCTCTCACTTTCTGTCCAATAAATCAAGATTAATGTTGCACACAGAGCCATCATTCTCTGTTTATGCAGATGAAGAGGGGTTGATCAATATTGAGAAAGTGGATTTGAAGGTTGAAAAAGGGAGTGATGAGTTCACTTTTGCAAAGAATTTGAGTGAATTTGACAAGTTGGCTATTATTGTgggaaaagaagaagatgaagatgttgTGGATGATTATAAGAAGATGGTTGATCAAGATCCTTCAAACCCTGTGTTCCTGAAGAACTATGCTCATCTTTTGCAGGTAATAATATTAtcacaattaaaaaaaaacaaagttgtCACTTGTTGGTAGGGCCGGCTCAACATTTTTCGGGTTGTAAAATGAATCTTAAAGTTGTGGTTTACAAAAGTAATTATTTTGCTTATAATAATaaggataaattacacttttcgtcctttatgtttgtagcgggttgcaatggaCTTAAAATTTAAAATGAGCATCATTACTCGATTTAAAATGAGCATGATCTGCAAGTAAACTTCTCTCATTGGAGTCTTAATTAACTTTACTGTATAGCAACTTGAATATAAATGCGAATTTGAAAATAAGTGAAATTATTGTGTAGCACCTTGAATATAAATGCAAATTGTAAATCAACAAATGGTAGTTATTGCTATTTCAAGAATGAGATAATAATTGTATAATTAAAGTCAGTTTACAATATTAAAACTATAATCCATTTTGCCCATCTAAAACACCCTCTTCAGGGCCTTTTTCAACGTTTTTGGAGGCCCTAAGCGAACTACAAAGTTGGGGCCCTATTGAATTGGTGTAAAGAAAATCAACAATTTACATTTGAGACATTGAATAACCATAGCGATGATTTTTCCTAATGTTCGCCCTAATTTTGCCCAATCCGTAATCAGTTTCACATTGGTTACTCAAAAGACGCCCCAAGTAACGAGGGTTGGTATGTTGCGGCTAGGGCTGGCATAACGGGTTAACCcgatctgttaagacacgaacacacGAACCCGAAATAtgtaaacacgaacacgacaagaaatcttatcgtgtcagaTTTTCGAAATACGAACACGACCCTGTTAATAAaataaacaggttacacgaaacgacctgttaagacacgaaaaaaTTACCAACGTATCATATGAtctgtttaagacacgaacacgaccgaATAGGGGAATCTATGAACCAAATTGGGAATGGTGGTGTTTGTGAGAGAGATTtaaaaattagggtttggaatttggattgtggaaaaagaaccacaagtgtttgtgtgtaatTTATCCCATCTCCCACGACGACGGATGACCCTATTTCCACACGCACATatgatattttttattttttaattattaacatgTACTTAACAGGTCTTAACAGGTTAACGGGATTTAACTtgtttagacacgaaacctgttaaggtcaaACACAAAACATGATAACTTCATGTAGGTTTGTGTcgtgttatcgtgttcgtgtcagaATTGCCGGCCCTAGTTGCGGCGCTGCTTTTGGATTCTGGAATAAAGCGTTCGCAGACAGAGTGGACCCCTGGAGTAAAATCCTAAATTATGGGCCTAGAAAcgttgtttaaatgggacaaaaacAAGTCTAAAAATATGAAAGGAAAAAAAATTGGAGGCGCTTGTTTTTTGGTGGCCCTAAGCCTTAGCCTAGGTTGATAAGTCTAACAGGCCGACCCTGACCCTCTTGGAAGCCATGTTTGTTTACAACTGTCAAGATGTTGCATATAAAAGAAGCATATTGGGCTATTGGCCTTTTAGGAGTCATTTTACAGTAAGTTATTCTAGAGTGATTTAAGGCATTTATACTTCATTGTCATGGCAGTCGAACGGAGATCTTGACGGGGCAGAAGAATACTACTTTCGCGCTACACAGGCCGATCCTAAAGATGGTGAAAGTCTTATGCAATATGCTAAGTTGGTATGGGAGCTTCATCATGATCAAGATAGAGCCTTGGGTTATTTTGAGGCTGCTGTTCTTGCTGCCCCGGAAGATTCGTGAGTAGTTTTGTGCAATATGGACTGGTTAGAGGGGTTGGATAACAAATCAAAACGAACAAATCGTTTAGCAACTTTTTATAAACCGTTCAATAGGAAATTTGTTTCTTTTCATGTATTTATTAAATGATCGAACATGAACAAAATTTTATGCACAAGttgcatacacacacacacataactCTAATACT of Helianthus annuus cultivar XRQ/B chromosome 1, HanXRQr2.0-SUNRISE, whole genome shotgun sequence contains these proteins:
- the LOC110878019 gene encoding uncharacterized protein LOC110878019 isoform X2; this translates as MLHTEPSFSVYADEEGLINIEKVDLKVEKGSDEFTFAKNLSEFDKLAIIVGKEEDEDVVDDYKKMVDQDPSNPVFLKNYAHLLQSNGDLDGAEEYYFRATQADPKDGESLMQYAKLVWELHHDQDRALGYFEAAVLAAPEDSNIHAAYASFMWEIDEDDNENNETSPVETKGDLAGAEEYYLRALQADPADGEVASQCAQLAWELHHDKDKASDYFGQALAAAPTDSHVLAAYAKFLWEAEDEDQHPDKL
- the LOC110878019 gene encoding uncharacterized protein LOC110878019 isoform X1 translates to MLHTEPSFSVYADEEGLINIEKVDLKVEKGSDEFTFAKNLSEFDKLAIIVGKEEDEDVVDDYKKMVDQDPSNPVFLKNYAHLLQSNGDLDGAEEYYFRATQADPKDGESLMQYAKLVWELHHDQDRALGYFEAAVLAAPEDSNIHAAYASFMWEIDEDDNENNETSPVEESLEMDEKCCDPLVLRNHAQFLRQTKGDLAGAEEYYLRALQADPADGEVASQCAQLAWELHHDKDKASDYFGQALAAAPTDSHVLAAYAKFLWEAEDEDQHPDKL